A region of Trichocoleus sp. FACHB-46 DNA encodes the following proteins:
- a CDS encoding glutathione S-transferase family protein encodes MNPSLEGPTLRLVTIPVSHYCEKARWALDRLQVDYVEEAHAPLFSRLATWQLGAGAQVPVLVTQTEVVADSTRILQYSDHVFASEHKLYPSDPDLRREVEELEELFDTRLGVSLRCWVYFHLLPQRELTLKMWCEGTPTLEQRLSRTLFPLTRQLITQALDVNAESETTAFSETRNIFEMVSQRLSDGRRYLVGNTFTAADLTFAALAAPVLMPKEYGVPLLEFEELPPKMAVRVAELQAMPAAAYALRLFREERNNIQPTSANLAGG; translated from the coding sequence ATGAACCCATCTCTTGAAGGCCCTACCCTCCGGCTGGTTACGATTCCAGTGAGCCATTATTGCGAGAAAGCTCGGTGGGCTCTAGATCGGCTTCAGGTAGATTACGTGGAAGAAGCTCATGCTCCCTTATTTAGTCGCCTTGCTACCTGGCAGTTAGGAGCTGGAGCCCAAGTTCCGGTCTTAGTCACGCAGACAGAAGTTGTGGCTGACTCAACCAGAATTTTGCAGTACTCGGATCACGTGTTTGCCTCCGAACACAAGCTATATCCTAGCGACCCAGATTTGCGACGAGAGGTTGAGGAGCTGGAGGAATTATTTGACACCCGATTGGGAGTGTCTCTACGATGCTGGGTTTACTTCCACTTGCTGCCCCAAAGAGAGCTGACGCTGAAAATGTGGTGTGAAGGTACGCCTACCTTAGAGCAGCGCTTATCCCGTACCTTGTTTCCCCTGACTCGCCAGTTGATCACGCAGGCGCTAGATGTCAACGCTGAGTCAGAAACAACAGCTTTCAGCGAAACTAGGAATATTTTTGAAATGGTCAGCCAGCGGCTATCGGATGGTCGTCGTTATCTGGTTGGCAATACTTTCACGGCTGCTGATTTAACCTTTGCAGCTCTCGCGGCTCCTGTCTTAATGCCGAAAGAGTATGGCGTCCCACTGCTTGAATTTGAGGAATTACCTCCGAAGATGGCAGTGCGAGTTGCAGAGTTACAAGCCATGCCAGCCGCTGCTTACGCGCTCAGATTATTTCGAGAAGAGCGCAATAATATCCAGCCTACTTCAGCCAATCTTGCAGGAGGCTAA